The Methanobacterium sp. sequence TATGCTGTTATGATGCAGGAAATGCTTATAAGAAGTGGAATGTATGTTAAAGCTTCAGATATTATAACTCTAGATCTCATAATTGCAATTGGGTTAGCCGTACTCGCAGCTGTTTTATCATTAGTATTTGGCATAAACCCCATTTTAGGTGCATTAGTTGGTTTCGTAATACCCACCATACTTATAGGTGTTTGGATATTTTTCATGATGGAACGCAGAGTCGATGCTATTGAAAATGGAACTCCTGACTTTTTAAGACAGATCGCATCTTTACTTCGTGCAGGTGTTGGTCTTGAAACTGCTCTAGAAGACGTCTCAAGACATGGAGAAGGCCCATTAACTGATGAATTAAAAAGGGCCGTAATTGAAATTAAAATTGGAAGTACATTTGATGATGCAATACTCGCAATGGGCGAACGTCTTAAGTCCAAAAACTTAGATAGAACATTCAGGATGATACTAGAAGGAAGAAAAACTGGTGGAAGTCTATCTGACGTTGTTGAAACAGTTGCAGAAGATTTAAGGGCTGTTTTAGCACTTCAAAGGGAAAGGAAAGCAAATGTAATGATGTCCGTAATGTTCCTTATTATCGCGGCCATAATAGCTGCCCCCTTTGCACTCGGAATGATAATGACATACAATTCATTTATTGCGTCTGTAGGTAAACCAAATCCACTTGCAGAAACTGCAACACTTGCTGCAGGCGGTTATATAATCATCCATTCCATCATAGCATCACTGTTAATTGGTATTGTTATGTATGGTAGTGCAAAAAAAGGCGTTAAATTTGCATTATTACTGGCCCCAGCAGCCTATGGGATATTTGTTGTAATACAAATGTTGGGTCCAAAGATTTTAGGAACAGGTTAGTTGGTGTTAAATATGGGGATTCTAAAAGAAGAAAGTGGACAAGGTGCAGCTGAATATCTGCTAATTTTTGGCGGTGTAATTGTAATTGTAATTGCAGCAGCACTTTATTACAAGAATTATTTAAGTGGAATGGGCAGCGAAATTAACAAGACTGACTTGCAAAATATCAATAATTCATTAAATGATTTAATGAATAACCATATCCTAAATCATTAATGTACAATCTCAAATAGACTTTACAAGCTACAAAATTCAATATAAACTTTTTTCCCAATAAGTTATTTTTATTTTATAATTTAATAGAAATCTGTATGTATGTTACGTAAAATATTATAACCATCTATTTACGGGAGTGGTAGTATGGATATGCTAATAAACGGGAAATTAATAGAGAAACCTGAAAAAATAGAGATTAGAAATCCATTCAATAACGAAGTAATAGATACAGTACCACAAGGAAATCATGAAGATGTGCAGAATGCTCTGATTGCCGCAAACAGGGCAAAGAAAAGCTTAAATGATCTTTCATCCCTCGAAATATCAGAAAGTTTATATGGAATTCATGAAGAATTATCAAAAAATTCAAAATCCCTTGCAAAATTAATAACACTTGATTGCGGTAAACCAATTAAAGATTCAATAGAAGAAGTGAATCGTTCTATACAAACTATTCTACTTTCAGCAGAAGAATCAAAACGCATATACGGCGAAACAATACCTATGGATGCCTGTGCCGGCGGGGAAAATGTGATTGGTTTTACAATGAGGCTCCCCCTAGGTGTGGTTGCTGCTATAACCCCTTTTAATTATCCTTTAAACCTGGCAATTCATAAAGTGGCGCCAGCAATTGCAGCTAAAAACAGCGTGATTCTAAAACCATCCATGAAAGCGCCGCTTACCGCATTGAAAATGGCCGAAATTATGGATTTTTACCTTCCAGATGGGGCTTTAAATGCTGTAACCGGGCATGGGAGAACTATTGGTGATGAGATTGTAACAAGCCCTGTTGTAAATAAGATTTCATTTACTGGAAGTGTGGAAATCGGCAAACATATATCTAAACAGGCAGGGATGAAAAAATTAACACTTGAACTCGGGGGAAATGATCCACTCATTGTACTTGAAGATGCAGATATAAACAAAGCAGTTGAAGCAGCTGTAAGAGGTTCTTATCTTAATGCAGGCCAGGTTTGCATTGGAGTAAAGCGTGTGATTCTTGACAATAAAATAGCTGATGAATTTATCCAGAAATTTTTAAATAACACTAAAAAACTTGTTACTGGAGACCCTATGGATCCTGAAACAGATGTAGGCCCTTTAATAAATAAAGGAGCAGCAATTGAAGTTGAAAACAGGGTAAATGAATCCGTAAACGATGGAGCAGAGCTTTTATGTGGCGGAAAACGTGAAGGGACATTATACATGCCAACAATCCTGGACAATGTTGATTCTAAAATGAAAATAGTGAAATATGAAACATTCGGTCCTGTCTCTCCAATAATCCGTATAAATGGAATTGATGAAGCAATAAAAGTTGCAAATAACACCAAATATGGATTACAGGCAGGAATATTTACAAATAACATTAATAATGCCATGAAAGCTGTAAAAGAGATAGAAGCCGGAGGAGTTATAGTAAACAAAGCCTCCACATACCGTATGGACAACATGCCTTTTGGAGGCTGTAAAATGAGCGGTTTAGGTAAAGAAGGCATAAAATATGCCATTGAAGATATGACTAAAACTAAAATTGCAGTTATTAACCCTCTTTAAAAAATGGAAATAAGCGGTTGGAACGGTATGACTAAAACTAAAATTGCAGTTATTAATCAAATATAATCCCATTAAAATTTGAACGGAATCGTAAAATAAAAAGTTGAACCTCTTTCAAGTTTAGATTCAACCCATATTCGCCCGCCATGAAGTTCCACCACTTTTTTACTAATAGCCAGACCTATCCCTGTACCTTCATATTCTTCTTTGGTATGTAATCTCTGGAATATGGTAAAAATACGCTCTGCGTACTGTTTTTCCATCCCTATTCCATTATCCTGAATACTGAAAATGTATTCCTCCTTATTTCTATCTTTACAGACTTTTATATTGATTTTAGGTGGGACTTCGGGTTTCCTGAATTTAATGGCATTTCCAATTAAATTCTGGAATAATTGAATCATCTGCCCTGGTTCAGCCATTATTTTTGGAAGGTTTTCATAGGTAATTTCAGCATTATTTTCATAAATGGAAGTATTAAGGTTATTTAAAGCAGATTTAAGAACATATCCCATATCTGTCAGTTCAAACCCTTTTTT is a genomic window containing:
- a CDS encoding lactaldehyde dehydrogenase, with amino-acid sequence MDMLINGKLIEKPEKIEIRNPFNNEVIDTVPQGNHEDVQNALIAANRAKKSLNDLSSLEISESLYGIHEELSKNSKSLAKLITLDCGKPIKDSIEEVNRSIQTILLSAEESKRIYGETIPMDACAGGENVIGFTMRLPLGVVAAITPFNYPLNLAIHKVAPAIAAKNSVILKPSMKAPLTALKMAEIMDFYLPDGALNAVTGHGRTIGDEIVTSPVVNKISFTGSVEIGKHISKQAGMKKLTLELGGNDPLIVLEDADINKAVEAAVRGSYLNAGQVCIGVKRVILDNKIADEFIQKFLNNTKKLVTGDPMDPETDVGPLINKGAAIEVENRVNESVNDGAELLCGGKREGTLYMPTILDNVDSKMKIVKYETFGPVSPIIRINGIDEAIKVANNTKYGLQAGIFTNNINNAMKAVKEIEAGGVIVNKASTYRMDNMPFGGCKMSGLGKEGIKYAIEDMTKTKIAVINPL
- a CDS encoding type II secretion system F family protein, producing MAIIPSALSPVSNIIDNVVPEKYAVMMQEMLIRSGMYVKASDIITLDLIIAIGLAVLAAVLSLVFGINPILGALVGFVIPTILIGVWIFFMMERRVDAIENGTPDFLRQIASLLRAGVGLETALEDVSRHGEGPLTDELKRAVIEIKIGSTFDDAILAMGERLKSKNLDRTFRMILEGRKTGGSLSDVVETVAEDLRAVLALQRERKANVMMSVMFLIIAAIIAAPFALGMIMTYNSFIASVGKPNPLAETATLAAGGYIIIHSIIASLLIGIVMYGSAKKGVKFALLLAPAAYGIFVVIQMLGPKILGTG
- a CDS encoding class III signal peptide-containing protein, whose product is MGILKEESGQGAAEYLLIFGGVIVIVIAAALYYKNYLSGMGSEINKTDLQNINNSLNDLMNNHILNH